One Halobacterium sp. DL1 DNA window includes the following coding sequences:
- a CDS encoding protein export: MSGSGSDIVDPDTARAIGSGRETVGVLLRSMQKRLQHVFIAFALGLVGGIFAMRLYVWPELREDLLVESAQIIAQTPFDVILMQVKIGLFTGVAFIIPVVLYHAREPLQERDMIPELRITKYHVFGFVVVFFGLAAIGISYAYFLFFPLMFDFLAGNAVGSGLAPKYSIVKWTEFIFFLALSFALAAQLPLLMSALSYSGIVSYETFRDKWKYAVMGIFAFGAMFSPPDPFTQLLWATPLVLLYGLSLYLSKIVVTMKRGREHVDVGGVFRERWNRILGVAVLGFGAGYAFGNFGGVAGINDALAFVGSSYRLMTAAAAFGVPVETSYLLLGAIFAAVALLATLFYYVYVAVERAAQAVAAAGGGRPTDIDLDVVDAQGVRAAPQEKFASMSEDEAMATAQRALDDGDDEKAQAIVDRFDQVQADLEEQAEAEEDDDSNTVQSTAAGMMDAFTEEETTEDDIGGYYYDIRFIVGSLRSRAFRIVGTFMALLVTIFGWLYYGGFAETRDDFIARIPQDVQPAGDVAWPITLHPVEALVFQVKISTVLAAIGVLPLLVYYMWPALADRGLVTGDRRTIGVWGGGIVGGLALGSYVGYSFVAPELISFLVYDALQSDMVISYTVSNFAWMVFLLTVGIGLLADIPVTMVLFHIGGIVSYRTMRERWRVPVLSIFAFSSLVTPDSLYTMFLIALPMILMYFLGLGMLFVVTLGGRRGGPPTPASEA, translated from the coding sequence ATGAGTGGCTCCGGCTCGGACATCGTGGATCCGGACACGGCGCGCGCCATCGGCTCCGGCCGGGAAACCGTCGGTGTGCTGTTGCGCTCGATGCAAAAGCGCCTCCAGCACGTCTTCATCGCGTTCGCTCTCGGTCTGGTCGGCGGCATCTTCGCGATGCGGCTCTACGTCTGGCCCGAGCTCCGCGAAGACCTGCTCGTCGAGAGCGCCCAGATTATCGCCCAGACGCCGTTCGACGTCATCCTGATGCAGGTGAAGATCGGGCTGTTCACCGGCGTCGCGTTCATCATCCCGGTGGTCCTCTACCACGCCCGCGAACCCCTGCAGGAGCGGGACATGATCCCCGAACTCCGCATCACGAAGTACCACGTGTTCGGCTTCGTCGTGGTCTTCTTCGGGCTGGCGGCCATCGGCATCTCCTACGCCTACTTCCTGTTCTTCCCGCTGATGTTCGACTTCCTGGCGGGCAACGCCGTCGGCTCCGGGCTGGCGCCGAAGTACTCCATCGTGAAGTGGACGGAGTTCATCTTCTTCCTCGCGCTCTCGTTCGCGCTCGCAGCCCAGCTACCCCTGTTGATGTCGGCGCTCTCGTACTCCGGCATCGTCTCCTACGAGACGTTCCGCGACAAGTGGAAGTACGCCGTGATGGGCATCTTCGCGTTCGGCGCGATGTTCTCCCCGCCGGACCCGTTCACGCAACTGCTGTGGGCGACGCCCCTGGTGTTGCTGTACGGGCTGTCGCTGTACCTCTCGAAGATCGTCGTCACGATGAAACGCGGCCGCGAACACGTCGACGTCGGGGGCGTGTTCCGCGAGCGCTGGAACCGCATCCTCGGCGTCGCCGTCCTCGGCTTCGGCGCGGGGTACGCGTTCGGCAACTTCGGCGGCGTCGCCGGAATCAACGACGCGCTCGCGTTCGTCGGGTCGTCCTACCGCCTGATGACCGCGGCGGCGGCGTTCGGCGTCCCGGTCGAGACCAGCTACCTGCTGCTGGGCGCCATCTTCGCCGCGGTCGCGCTGCTCGCGACGCTGTTCTACTACGTCTACGTCGCCGTCGAGCGCGCCGCGCAGGCGGTCGCCGCGGCGGGTGGCGGTCGACCCACCGACATCGACCTCGACGTCGTCGACGCGCAGGGCGTCCGCGCCGCACCCCAGGAGAAGTTCGCGTCGATGAGCGAGGACGAGGCGATGGCGACCGCCCAGCGCGCCCTCGACGACGGCGACGACGAGAAGGCCCAGGCCATCGTCGACCGCTTCGACCAGGTCCAGGCCGACCTCGAAGAACAGGCTGAAGCGGAGGAGGACGACGACTCGAATACCGTCCAGAGCACGGCCGCGGGGATGATGGACGCGTTCACCGAGGAGGAGACCACGGAGGACGACATCGGCGGCTACTACTACGACATCCGGTTCATCGTCGGCAGCCTGCGCTCGCGGGCGTTCCGCATCGTCGGCACGTTCATGGCGCTGCTGGTCACCATCTTCGGCTGGCTCTACTACGGCGGGTTCGCGGAGACTCGGGACGACTTCATCGCGCGCATCCCCCAGGACGTCCAGCCGGCGGGCGACGTGGCGTGGCCCATCACCCTCCACCCGGTCGAGGCGCTCGTCTTCCAGGTGAAGATCTCGACCGTGCTGGCGGCCATCGGCGTCCTCCCACTCCTCGTCTACTACATGTGGCCGGCGCTCGCGGACCGCGGCCTCGTCACGGGGGACCGGCGCACCATCGGCGTGTGGGGCGGCGGCATCGTCGGCGGCCTCGCGCTCGGCAGCTACGTCGGCTACTCGTTCGTGGCGCCGGAGCTCATCTCCTTCCTCGTCTACGACGCGCTCCAGTCGGACATGGTCATCAGCTACACCGTCAGCAACTTCGCGTGGATGGTGTTCCTGCTGACGGTGGGTATCGGCCTGCTGGCAGACATCCCGGTGACGATGGTGCTGTTCCACATCGGCGGCATCGTCTCCTACCGGACGATGCGCGAGCGCTGGCGGGTCCCCGTGCTCTCCATCTTCGCGTTCAGTTCGCTCGTCACGCCGGACAGCCTCTACACGATGTTCCTCATCGCGCTCCCGATGATACTGATGTACTTCCTCGGGCTCGGCATGCTGTTCGTCGTCACGCTCGGCGGGCGGCGCGGCGGGCCGCCGACGCCGGCCTCAGAGGCGTAA
- a CDS encoding signal peptidase — MDSRRILTLAGEALLVGMVLALVAGQVLGYPVLLGYVETGSMSPTMEPGDGFVAVPTAVDGDIEEGDVVVFRAKELHGGGLTTHRVVGETERGFVTRGDANPFTDQDGDEPPVKRAQVVAKALAVNGEVVVIPNLGTAVMGVQNAVTETQRTLASLTGTRSLMGTQGLTYLLFALSALLYVVDLLVSSGRERDRERSRSRDQGISPGVVVAVLAGLLVVSATAAMVVPAGTEEYGVVSAEFDSESPTTIRAGESSTFTYRLPNDGLVPVVTYLEPASGGVAVEPARQYVGGRSSGSAQVTLSAPPETGYYRRYVAEHRYLAVLPTSLLDGLYRLHPWLPIVAIDAVLAGGIALLGLGVLRGRRVRLRRRQSRHDRSLLGRIRRRFR, encoded by the coding sequence ATGGATTCGCGGCGCATCCTCACGCTCGCCGGCGAGGCGCTCCTCGTCGGGATGGTGCTCGCACTCGTCGCCGGACAGGTGCTGGGCTACCCGGTGTTGCTCGGCTACGTCGAGACCGGGAGCATGTCGCCGACGATGGAGCCGGGCGACGGCTTCGTCGCCGTCCCCACCGCTGTCGACGGCGACATCGAGGAGGGCGACGTCGTGGTGTTCCGCGCCAAGGAGCTCCACGGCGGCGGCCTGACCACCCACCGGGTCGTGGGGGAGACGGAACGGGGATTCGTCACGCGGGGGGACGCGAACCCGTTCACCGACCAGGACGGCGACGAGCCACCGGTGAAGCGCGCGCAGGTCGTCGCGAAGGCGCTGGCGGTGAACGGCGAGGTGGTCGTGATTCCGAACCTCGGTACCGCCGTGATGGGCGTCCAGAACGCGGTGACCGAGACGCAGCGCACTCTCGCGAGTCTCACCGGCACGCGCTCGCTGATGGGCACCCAGGGGCTCACGTACCTCCTGTTCGCGCTGTCGGCCCTGCTCTACGTCGTCGACTTGCTCGTGAGCAGCGGCCGGGAGCGCGACAGAGAACGCTCGCGCTCTCGCGACCAGGGTATCTCACCGGGCGTCGTCGTCGCCGTGCTCGCGGGCCTGCTCGTCGTCTCCGCGACCGCGGCGATGGTCGTGCCGGCCGGCACCGAGGAGTACGGCGTCGTCAGCGCAGAGTTCGACTCCGAGAGCCCGACCACCATTCGGGCGGGCGAGTCCTCGACGTTCACGTACCGCCTCCCCAACGACGGCCTGGTGCCGGTCGTGACCTACCTCGAACCCGCCAGCGGCGGCGTCGCTGTCGAACCGGCGCGGCAGTACGTCGGCGGGCGGTCCTCGGGGAGCGCCCAGGTGACGCTGTCGGCGCCGCCCGAGACCGGCTACTATCGGCGGTACGTGGCCGAACATCGCTACCTGGCAGTGCTCCCGACGTCGCTGCTCGACGGGCTCTACCGGCTCCACCCGTGGCTCCCCATCGTCGCCATCGACGCGGTGCTCGCGGGCGGCATCGCGCTCCTCGGCCTGGGGGTGTTG